In Stomoxys calcitrans chromosome 2, idStoCalc2.1, whole genome shotgun sequence, the following proteins share a genomic window:
- the LOC106091464 gene encoding neprilysin-1, producing the protein MILFITQCLIFVFLSPHFSRGLPLSDTEQQIRLEKSEEIRKYLNETVEPCKDFYNFACGNWRQLNQASEDEFKKSVLLNMEKEYDLKLKAMLENEDFIAQDKIEEKVRDFYKSCQREPVNNDEYRMKLKQIVGEFGKMPLLEGNNWQEEDFNWWITVANISQKYGHNIMISYELIPNPRDMSKYGLMLGHPEFPIPLPLNNKNKEGNFWHHYVELVSQHLRSHFGIATSLAKETAQEIVDFEKVLAKSASFDRYGAHQYHVATKLRKLEWKYVLHMDLKSYLDNAFGPLDKDYVVEENESYFYNLERIRDIPKETIANYIFYKLIRQFALPPETSCLGETKRLFGNILDNMWYKRNNVKEMENSALKMFEELKSVFFTALKSKQYEWMSPSVQKYFLETLDSLSLQVLNYNETDFSREYGALNLTNTDYMGNLKAIYSLKALQKREKFHQAPTAYYDAENMHAGINYIRNKNLILIPLSILQSNRFLSELYPLAVNYGQLGTLLAHAILHAFDDEARFLDKSEGGYGRRNRPTAVLFNDNTLCFRRQYRNFTYAGHTLADSLVQSENIATNGAVRLAYQTYMEWYEKAARKPTILDQEELPDLKYKNKKLFFVSYAQSLCADIHSNYDGFVLASEYNPPENQRVITSLSNMEEFSEVFKCPQESLMNPEKKCILF; encoded by the coding sequence ATGATCCTATTTATAACTCAATGCTTGATTTTTGTGTTCCTGTCCCCTCACTTTTCGAGGGGATTGCCTTTGAGTGACACTGAACAGCAGATACGCTTGGAGAAATCGGAAGAAATACGAAAATATCTCAACGAGACGGTGGAGCCTTGCAAAGATTTCTATAATTTTGCTTGTGGCAATTGGCGACAACTAAACCAAGCCAGTGAAGATGAATTCAAGAAAAGTGTGCTATTGAATATGGAAAAAGAATATGACCTTAAATTGAAGGCGATGTTGGAAAATGAGGATTTTATAGCCCAAgataaaattgaagaaaaagttAGAGATTTTTATAAATCATGCCAGAGGGAGCCAGTTAACAATGATGAATATCGAATGAAACTTAAGCAAATCGTTGGTGAATTTGGTAAGATGCCCTTGTTGGAGGGAAATAACTGGCAGGAAGAAGATTTCAATTGGTGGATAACAGTGgccaatatttcccaaaaataTGGTCATAACATTATGATCAGCTATGAGTTGATACCAAACCCCAGAGATATGAGCAAATATGGCCTTATGCTGGGTCATCCAGAATTTCCTATTCCTTTACccttaaataacaaaaataaagagGGAAACTTTTGGCATCATTATGTGGAATTGGTTTCGCAACATTTGAGAAGTCACTTTGGCATTGCTACCAGTTTGGCCAAAGAAACAGCCCAAGAAATTGTTGACTTTGAAAAAGTTTTGGCCAAGAGTGCCTCATTCGATAGATATGGAGCCCATCAGTATCATGTTGCAACAAAGTTAAGAAAACTGGAATGGAAATATGTTCTGCATATGGATTTGAAAAGCTATCTGGATAATGCATTTGGGCCTTTGGACAAAGACTATGTGGTCGAGGAAAATGAGAGCTATTTCTATAATCTAGAGCGTATTAGAGATATCCCCAAAGAGACAATAGCCAAttatattttctataaattgaTTCGGCAGTTTGCCTTGCCACCAGAAACCAGCTGCCTTGGAGAAACCAAAAGACTTTTTGGCAATATTCTGGATAACATGTGGTACAAACGAAATAAtgtaaaggaaatggaaaatagtGCTTTGAAGATGTTTGAAGAACTAAAGTCGGTGTTCTTTACCGCTCTAAAATCCAAACAATATGAATGGATGAGTCCAAGTGTGCAGAAATATTTCTTGGAAACATTGGACAGCTTATCCCTGCAGGTTCTCAACTATAATGAAACAGATTTCTCCAGAGAATATGGAGCATTAAACCTTACTAATACCGATTATATGGGAAATTTAAAAGCAATTTATTCTCTCAAAGCCCTGCAGAAAAGGGAAAAGTTTCACCAAGCTCCCACGGCTTATTATGATGCTGAAAATATGCATGCCGGCATAAATTATATACGCAATAAAAATCTCATTTTGATACCCTTGAGTATTCTACAATCTAACCGATTTCTTTCGGAGTTATATCCTTTAGCAGTCAATTATGGTCAATTGGGTACATTGTTGGCTCACGCCATACTCCATGCCTTTGATGATGAGGCCAGGTTTCTTGATAAATCTGAAGGCGGCTATGGACGGAGGAATCGTCCCACAGCTGTACTATTTAACGACAACACCTTATGTTTCCGAAGACAATATCGTAATTTTACCTATGCTGGACATACTTTGGCTGATAGCTTGGTACAATCGGAAAATATTGCCACAAATGGTGCTGTGAGGTTGGCCTATCAAACTTACATGGAGTGGTATGAGAAAGCTGCTCGCAAGCCAACTATTTTGGATCAGGAAGAGCTACCTGATTTGAAGTATAAGAATAAGAAATTGTTCTTTGTGTCCTATGCCCAATCCTTATGTGCTGATATTCATTCAAATTATGATGGATTCGTTTTAGCATCAGAATATAATCCACCCGAGAATCAACGAGTCATTACATCCCTATCGAATATGGAGGAATTTTCTGAAGTTTTCAAGTGCCCTCAGGAAAGTCTGATGAATCCTGAGAAAAAATGTATACTGTTTTAA